In the genome of Piliocolobus tephrosceles isolate RC106 chromosome 20, ASM277652v3, whole genome shotgun sequence, one region contains:
- the DEFB125 gene encoding beta-defensin 125 codes for MNLLMLTFVICGLLTQVTKGSFEPQKCWKNNIGCCRRRCLDTERYILLCRNKLSCCISIIMSYEYTRRPPFPVIHLEDITFDYSDMGSFTGSPVSKLSDLVTFDTHGETMTPETNTPETTMPPSKTTTSKTTMPPPSQMALTHN; via the exons ATGAATCTCCTGATGCTGACCTTCGTTATCTGTGGGTTGCTAACTCAGGTGACCAAAG GTAGCTTTGAACCCCAAAAATGTTGGAAGAATAATATAGGATGTTGCAGAAGACGATGTTTAGATACTGAAAGGTACATACTTCTTTGTAGGAACAAGCTATCATGCTGCATTTCTATAATAATGTCATATGAATACACTCGACGACCACCATTTCCTGTGATTCACCTAGAGGATATAACATTTGATTATAGTGATATGGGCTCTTTTACTGGTTCCCCAGTATCTAAGTTGAGTGATCTGGTAACATTTGACACACATGGAGAAACCATGACCCCCGAGACCAATACTCCCGAGACTACTATGCCACCATCCAAGACCACTACTTCCAAGACTACTATGCCACCACCTTCTCAGATGGCTCTTACTCATAATTAA